A single window of Brachyhypopomus gauderio isolate BG-103 chromosome 21, BGAUD_0.2, whole genome shotgun sequence DNA harbors:
- the hspg2 gene encoding basement membrane-specific heparan sulfate proteoglycan core protein isoform X8 — protein MGRRICIPKVFGLTISLILISHLTNVARSSKVWGEVPFPEDLEAAKQVRPQRYFDDDEDFAGDEASGDVISGEEDGSTPEPPLPGTVYYRALVNFTDSFQYSPELDDINSDAFQEISSAVVDTLESEYNRIPGSQTVNVVLVKKIGRDVFVELDVGSDYNPNEAQIREVLYSVVSEGTIASYMTSVQGFEFRRLGEPDGPPHVEPLASPVRPEPRPCTEDEFTCTSGACVPLEYRCDKRPDCEDLSDEQGCVPVTPFTPVFNKSTHGSTTPGDKRPSPGPGPCRSDQATCQNGECVSRDYLCDGERDCSDGSDELKCGPPFPCEPNEFKCQNGRCALKLWRCDGDNDCQDNSDEIDCPAKRPGDVCAPEQFVCLSDHACIPASYQCDEEPDCADRSDEYGCAPPTVTSPPEESITAVRGQTVTFTCAAIGVPTPIITWRLNWGHIPATNRISMTTKNGRGTLTIRDVKEGDQGAYTCEAINAKGLVFAIPDGVLTLSRIPSDCAEGHFNVGGRCMPCFCFGITRNCQSTGRYRNQISLRFTEEDDFKGANVSFPIRLGFPPPLSSTQMLINPEEEEFQLVDLSRRFLDLDSFWTLPRQFLGNKVDSYGGYLRYKVSYLLQRDSSEPVDKPDVVLRGNGLRIHYRHSSPAVPNIKNQRDIRLTEENWQHVSGQPVRREDLLMVLANLESISLRTIYDNRMVSVGLSDIVMDTTTVEFSLQGQPKDVEECRCPPGYSGLSCERCSSGFERVPGGAYLGTCAGCNCHGHASACDPISGHCLSCQHNTEGPSCDKCRPGYFGDPSRGRPDDCKPCPCPYTETSRRFSDTCFLDVDGQATCDMCRPGYTGRRCEKCAPGYVGNPLQPNGRCTPAETSSCDNRGTISSSSRPCSCKANVGGALCDKCKSGSFHLASENQDGCLSCFCMGVTKQCVSSTWTREQVRGGVNGQLFSLSTGAGTRSITEGITQRGGAEVVFRSFANVPSDVYYWVLPESFRGDKVTAYGGELRYRVRYEPRAHSSVSEGHPDVLLQGNGIFLEHYSQTKPLPRVPVTILVPFRESAWRRPDGQPCTREHLLMVLADISVFTIRATYSSGMAESSISDIQMDVAVPHATGSQRALEVEECACPAGYRGPSCQECEEGYTRTGSGLYLGTCERCECHGHASSCDPETGACQQCLHNTVGPRCESCLPGFYGNPVTGGPHACRPCPCMGPAPGHNGAKSCYLDTDGHPTCNNCPPGHTGRRCERCAPGYTGNPLLGQRCTTGFDGNCYHCDEGGSEGCSVSGTCRCKMNVEGPSCSTCKPGTFHLSPANKDGCVGCFCMGVTQQCSSSSFYRDVISTTFSPGSTQGFALVNRQRSSRIDSGFSVEVSTTGTQLSHTGFHHLGQEPHYWQLPPSYQGDKKEDHFARKRRAVQPSSSEVRKLDDEIWALLGNLSNGRPAAPPSSSLSRVSSFSSFGASGSTGLSVSRIPNPPSSPSALMSHKRASGVPDSPENTSHFTLVKDKLRKNTVKLPNPAQPNSSSKYALVYKGFSLHPEEVLFWQLPDSFRGDKVGSYGGKLKYSISYVPGHRGAPIEDIDVQIIGNDITLVARQDWRRGHGTKESRNFEIIFREEHWQRPDGMPATREHLMMVLAHLDDILIRASYHTEMQSSSISSVSMEIAVPHHTGLARALEVEQCRCPPGYHGLSCQDCAPGYTRTGGGLYLGHCELCECNGHSDSCHAETGICLSCRHNTMGEQCEQCTSGFFGDATAGTPEDCQPCACPHTDPENQFSPTCESLGNGDYQCTACQPGYSGKYCERCAPGYVGNPQQRIKCQPYNAAASLVVKVHPERVLASPGSPVTLRCQVSGMTPHYFFWTRDDGRPVSSLAEKRRHGEELHFPSVHLNDAGVYTCTCRNHLHTNRSRAEIIITPSPSKPIEVFIEEPKARSVNVGATVNFICTAKSQLPAYTLVWTRQGNGKLPNRAMDFNGILTIQNVQPEDAGVYVCTGSNMLAMDEGTAILYVPAAQGAQPVATVQPPVLTVQQGQRAEFRCTATGNPAPAVEWTVGPGRRISSSAVVRGGVLTFPVVDRADEGQYMCRALNTHGEHTVQAVLYVHSASLPHVQVSPQRVETHEGETLRLYCRAGGTPSPGLTWKKRGGTLPPQAIPSHGFHQYKSNSLDVLQRRIEELQARVERTDFGTLLIPNIRASDAGTYLCVGTNAVGSSEARIEVVVNKGETVSSAVTIQPSIASVVEGETLDLNCVVPGDPPPSVTWSRANGYLSSNHQVFGTQLRILRASQDDSGEYVCRVVGGPHVRQASVSVSVTSESSQGLQSPIISIEPHSAAVRQGETASFRCRVHSGAQPVRLEWKLSTGQALPDNVKIGPDASVITIVNAQARNQGTYRCVASNPFGITHSIVSLIVRESPRATVTPAGPVHVKVGDPINLECQAGGEPRPSVTWHRLDNTRKTMLTSPVPADSNAVLQILVARPEDGGTYVCTALNSQGKTETRVEVVVEGGPQLPTVPLASVQEPMMVVVEGATTTLHCDAHGFPKPTITWSKLRAPLPWRHKIVNNNLVLTSVGRQDSGQYICNATNPLGTSEVTIMLDVETPPYTTVLPDDVAVREGEVVRLQCLAHGTPPLRFQWSKEGGALPATAEQQGADLQINLATPHDAGTYVCVASNKVGRSEARVKVNVRSPLSVRVAPQVEVRAVGSAVEFTCSASGGAEVTLEWLREGGALPPNHHIKDGVLRIENLEKSNEGVYICRASSVFGQAQDSAKLTIQALPKVTINVRASVQTVMVGGTVEFECHAVGEPEPSVRWSKAGGPLPNHVRVKGGMLRIEGVTEADAGQYRCTATNDVGSVQSQVVLNVQSLPQIVAQPETKEVTVGSTAIFPCIASGYPVPNITWSKLDGELPPKFTQEGHVLTVPDVGHEDSGTYVCTAANKQGKVQAFTKLVVHERVMPYFSQEPLSFLTMSTIKNSYKTFNIKITFRPDNVDGLILYAGMVLYNGQKGAMGADFMSFGLVGGRPEFRFDVGSGMATIRYPNAIKLGEFHTVQLWRNGTQGSLVVDGEAPINGSSQGRFQGLDLNEELFVGGYPNYSRIAKTAELKTGFVGCISQLIIQGEEVIFKDLDKTSTGVTNCPTCKDDPCQNGGMCHDSKASLYKCHCQRGFTGSNCQHQSALHCHPEACGPDATCISRPEGVGYDCRCHLGKYGTKCMQGTLVTTPSFDGVESYIAYPPLTNIHNDLRVEMEFKPVEADGLMFFSGGKKMKVEDFVALSMVDGHVEFRFELGTGQAVLRSQEPVSLHQWHRVAAERQGKDGSLKVDHAREIRRSSPGKAQGLNIHTPMFLGGVPRMDVLPKAANVSEMFAGCVGEVSINGKKVDLSYSFVESRSVRQCEEESLCDRRPCLHGGSCLSTAEYEFQCLCRDGYEGERCEVMRDSCHDSSHCQNGGDCIGGLCVCPLGYTGIFCEEGQEAVVVETPWSSDGGTVNDSPVQYAAYFHDDSYLALPKPMFPRSGPDSPETIELEINTASPDGLILWQGVELGEQGKGQDFISLGIQNGHLVFSYQLGSGEAEVVSRERIDDRHWHKIIAVRTGKQGYVQVDGGTLRRGQSQGKSVMVNTKGSIYVGGAPDIAVLTGGKFSSGIAGCVKNLSLLNAHPGQQPATPIDLQVHAEEGVNVQRCLS, from the exons TCTACTACCGGGCACTCGTGAACTTCACCGACTCCTTCCAGTACAGCCCGGAGCTCGATGACATCAACTCCGACGCCTTCCAAGAAATCTCGTCCGCCGTCGTGGACACG TTGGAATCAGAATACAACCGGATACCTGGCAGCCAGACCGTCAACGTGGTTCTTGTCAA GAAAATTGGCAGGGATGTGTTTGTGGAACTGGACGTGGGCTCGGACTACAATCCCAACGAGGCACAGATCCGTGAGGTGCTTTACTCCGTGGTTAGTGAAGGAACCATCGCCTCCTACATGACCTCCGTCCAGGGGTTCGAGTTCAGACGTCTGGGAGAAC cGGACGGCCCTCCCCACGTGGAGCCTCTAGCCTCTCCAG TGAGACCAGAACCTCGTCCCTGCACGGAGGACGAGTTCACCTGCACCAGCGGTGCCTGTGTCCCTCTGGAATACAGATGTGACAAGAGACCTGACTGTGAAGACCTGAGTGACGAGCAGGGCTGTG TGCCAGTGACACCATTTACCCCCGTGTTCAACAAATCCACCCACGGCTCCACCACCCCGGGGGACAAGCGGCCGTCTCCGGGCCCCGGGCCCTGCCGGTCCGACCAGGCCACGTGCCAGAACGGAGAGTGCGTCTCCCGCGACTACCTCTGCGACGGCGAGAGAGACTGCAGCGATGGTAGTGACGAGCTCAAGTGCG GACCCCCGTTCCCTTGCGAACCCAATGAATTCAAGTGCCAGAACGGCCGATGTGCTCTGAAGCTGTGGCGTTGCGACGGAGACAACGACTGTCAAGACAACTCGGACGAAATCGACTGCC CTGCTAAGAGGCCCGGGGACGTGTGTGCTCCGGAGCAGTTCGTCTGCCTGAGCGACCACGCCTGCATTCCCGCCAGCTACCAGTGCGACGAGGAACCCGACTGCGCCGACCGCTCGGATGAGTACGGCTGCG cccctcccactgtgACCAGTCCTCCGGAAGAGTCCATTACTGCAGTGCGGGGGCAGACGGTGACCTTCACCTGTGCTGCCATTGGTGTGCCCACCCCCATCATCACTTGGAGACTTAACTGGGGCCATATTCCAGCCACTAACAG GATCTCCATGACCACCAAGAACGGGCGGGGCACGTTGACGATCCGCGATGTGAAGGAGGGGGACCAGGGGGCCTACACCTGCGAGGCCATCAACGCCAAAGGCCTGGTGTTCGCCATTCCCGATGGAGTGCTCACCTTATCTCGCATCCCAA GTGACTGCGCCGAGGGACACTTTAACGTCGGGGGCCGCTGCATGCCCTGTTTCTGCTTCGGCATCACCAGGAACTGCCAGAGCACCGGCCGATACCGCAACCAGATCTCCCTGCGCTTCACAGAGGAGGACGACTTCAAAG GAGCGAACGTGTCTTTCCCGATCCGGCTGGgattcccccctcccctctcttccaccCAGATGCTGATCAACCCAGAAGAGGAGGAGTTCCAGCTAGTGGACCTATCTCGCCGCTTCCTAGACCTGGACTCCTTCTGGACTCTGCCACGCCAGTTCCTGGGCAACAAG GTGGACTCTTATGGAGGGTACCTGCGATATAAGGTGAGCTACTTGCTCCAAAGGGACAGCTCGGAGCCAGTGGACAAACCCGACGTGGTGCTCAGGGGGAACGGCCTCAGGATTCACTACCGCCACAGCTCGCCTGCTGTACCCAACATCAAGAACCAGAGGGACATCAGGTTGACTGAG GAAAACTGGCAGCACGTATCTGGGCAGCCTGTGCGGCGTGAGGACCTTCTCATGGTCCTGGCCAACCTGGAGAGCATCAGCCTCAGAACCATCTACGACAACCGCATGGTCAGCGTGGGCCTGAGTGACATTGTGATGGATACCACCACCGTCGAGTTCAGTCTGCAGGGCCAGCCGAAGGATGTGGAGGAGTGCAG GTGTCCCCCCGGTTACTCCGGCCTGTCCTGTGAGAGGTGCTCGTCTGGTTTTGAGCGTGTGCCGGGCGGCGCCTACCTGGGCACGTGTGCCGGCTGTAACTGCCATGGTCACGCCAGCGCCTGCGACCCGATCAGTGGTCACTGCCTG AGCTGTCAGCACAACACAGAGGGGCCGAGCTGCGACAAGTGTCGTCCCGGATATTTCGGTGACCCCAGCAGAGGGCGGCCCGACGACTGCAAGCCCTGCCCCTGTCCCTACACCGAGACGTCTCGCAG attTTCAGACACCTGCTTCCTGGACGTGGATGGCCAGGCCACGTGTGACATGTGCAGACCAGGTTACACCGGCCGCCGCTGTGAGAA GTGTGCACCTGGGTATGTGGGTAACCCTCTGCAGCCTAACGGAAGGTGTACTCCAGCTG AGACCTCGAGCTGCGACAATCGTGGAACAATCAGCTCCAGCAGCAGACCGTGCAGCTGCAAG GCCAATGTGGGCGGAGCTCTGTGTGACAAGTGCAAGTCCGGCTCCTTCCACCTGGCCTCCGAGAACCAAGATGGCTGCCTGTCCTGCTTCTGTATGGGGGTGACCAAGCAGTGCGTCAGCTCCACCTGGACCAGAGAGCAG GTTCGAGGTGGTGTCAACGGacaactcttctctctctccactgggGCCGGCACACGCAGCATCACGGAGGGCATCACCCAGAGAGGCGGAGCAGAGGTGGTCTTCCGCTCCTTCGCCAACGTCCCCAGCGACGTCTACTACTGGGTCCTGCCCGAGAGCTTCCGCGGAGACAAG GTGACGGCGTACGGGGGAGAGTTGCGCTACCGTGTGCGCTACGAGCCTCGCGCACACTCGTCGGTTAGCGAGGGCCACCCAGACGTGCTGCTCCAGGGCAACGGGATCTTCTTGGAGCACTACTCGCAGACGAAGCCCCTGCCCCGTGTGCCGGTCACCATCCTGGTGCCCTTCAGGGAG TCTGCGTGGAGGAGACCAGACGGGCAGCCGTGTACTCGCGAACACCTGCTGATGGTCCTGGCCGACATCTCTGTCTTCACGATCAGGGCGACCTACTCCAGCGGCATGGCCGAGAGCAG CATTTCTGATATCCAGATGGACGTCGCTGTGCCCCACGCCACTGGCAGCCAGAGGGCGCTAGAGGTGGAAGAGTGTGCCTGCCCGGCCGGCTACAGGGGCCCCTCATGCCAG gagtgtgaggagggatACACACGCACGGGCTCCGGCCTCTACCTCGGCACCTGTGAGAGGTGTGAATGCCACGGACACGCCAGCAGCTGTGACCCAGAGACAGGAGCGTGCCAG CAATGCCTACACAACACAGTTGGACCTCGGTGCGAAAGCTGTCTCCCTGGTTTCTATGGCAACCCGGTGACAGGAGGTCCCCATGCCTGTAGGCCTTGCCCTTGTATGGGTCCTGCCCCTGGGCACAA CGGTGCAAAGTCTTGCTATTTGGACACGGATGGACACCCCACCTGTAACAACTGTCCTCCGGGACACACCGGAAGACGTTGTGAAAG ATGTGCCCCTGGATACACAGGCAATCCTCTACTTGGGCAGAGATGCACAACGGGATTTGATG GAAACTGCTACCACTGTGATGAGGGAGGCAGTGAGGGCTGTAGCGTGAGTGGAACCTGTCGTTGCAAG ATGAACGTGGAGGGCCCGTCCTGCTCCACCTGCAAGCCCGGCACCTTCCACCTCAGCCCTGCCAACAAAGATGGCTGCGTGGGCTGCTTCTGCATGGGGGTGACCCAGCAGTGTTCAAGCTCCAGCTTCTACAGAGACGTG ATCTCCACCACGTTCAGCCCCGGCAGCACCCAAGGCTTCGCTCTGGTGAACCGCCAGCGCTCCAGTCGCATCGACAGCGGCTTCTCGGTGGAGGTGTCCACAACCGGGACGCAGCTCTCCCACACGGGCTTCCACCACCTCGGCCAGGAGCCCCACTATTGGCAGCTGCCTCCCAGTTACCAGGGAGACAAG AAGGAGGATCATTTTGCTCGAAAGAGGCGTGCGGTCCAG CCGTCCTCCTCCGAAGTCCGTAAGCTCGACGACGAGATATGGGCGCTCCTCGGCAACCTCTCCAATGGCCGGCCTGCTGCCCCCCCCTCTTCTTCACTGTCCCGTGTGTCTTCCTTCTCTTCGTTCGGAGCCTCAGGTTCCACAGGTCTTTCGGTATCACGCATCCCCAACCCCCCATCATCCCCTTCCGCCCTGATGTCCCACAAAAGGGCGTCTGGTGTCCCAGATTCCCCAGAGAACACCTCCCACTTTACACTGGTGAAG GATAAGCTGAGAAAGAACACTGTGAAGCTACCCAATCCCGCTCAGCCTAACTCCTCAAGCAAG TATGCTCTGGTCTACAAAGGTTTCAGCTTGCACCCGGAGGAGGTTCTCTTCTGGCAGCTGCCGGACAGCTTCAGAGGAGACAAG GTTGGGTCTTACGGAGGCAAACTGAAGTACAGTATCTCCTACGTTCCTGGACACAGAGGAGCTCCCATAGAGGATATTGACGTTCAGATCATT GGTAATGACATCACCCTAGTGGCCCGACAGGATTGGCGAAGAGGACACGGGACAAAAGAGTCCCGTAACTTTGAGATTATCTTCAGAGAG GAGCATTGGCAGCGTCCCGACGGCATGCCGGCGACCCGGGAACACCTGATGATGGTGCTGGCCCACCTGGACGACATCCTGATCCGAGCGTCCTACCACACGGAGATGCAATCCTCCAGCATCTCGAGCGTCAGCATGGAGATCGCCGTGCCCCACCACACGGGCCTGGCCCGGGCACTGGAGGTGGAACAGTGTCGTTGTCCACCCGGGTACCATGGCCTCTCCTGCCAG GACTGCGCTCCAGGTTACACCCGTACAGGTGGAGGTCTGTACCTCGGTCACTGTGAGCTGTGCGAGTGTAACGGCCACTCGGACTCCTGCCATGCAGAGACGGGCATCTGTCTG AGTTGCAGACACAACACCATGGGGGAGCAGTGTGAACAGTGCACCTCCGGCTTCTTCGGAGACGCCACAGCGGGAACCCCAGAGGACTGCCAGCCCTGTGCCTGCCCCCACACGGACCCGGAGAACCA GTTCTCCCCCACGTGTGAGAGTCTGGGCAATGGGGACTACCAGTGCACGGCCTGTCAGCCGGGCTATAGCGGCAAGTACTGCGAGCG ATGTGCACCTGGATATGTTGGAAATCCACAACAGAGGATCAAATGCCAACCGTACAATG CTGCTGCCTCTCTGGTGGTGAAGGTTCACCCCGAGAGAGTGCTGGCGTCCCCGGGCAGTCCAGTCACTCTCCGTTGCCAAGTGTCGGGAATGACACCTCACTACTTCTTCTGGACACGAGACGACGGGCGACCCGTCTCCAGCTTGGCTGAAAAACGCAGACACG GGGAGGAGCTCCACTTCCCCAGCGTGCATCTGAACGATGCTGGCGTCTACACCTGCACCTGCCGGAACCACCTGCACACCAACCGGAGCCGAGCTGAAATCATCATAACAC cCTCACCCTCCAAGCCCATTGAGGTGTTCATAGAGGAGCCCAAGGCCCGCAGTGTTAACGTTGGAGCTACAGTGAACTTCATCTGCACCGCCAAGAGCCAA CTGCCCGCGTACACCCTGGTGTGGACTCGTCAAGGCAACGGGAAGCTGCCCAACCGCGCCATGGACTTCAACGGCATCCTGACCATCCAGAACGTCCAGCCTGAAGACGCCGGTGTCTACGTCTGCACCGGCTCCAACATGCTCGCCATGGACGAGGGCACCGCCATACTCTATGTCCCAG CTGCCCAGGGTGCTCAGCCCGTGGCAACCGTCCAGCCGCCGGTGCTGACCGTCCAGCAGGGTCAGCGCGCCGAGTTCCGCTGCACAGCCACTGGCAACCCTGCACCTGCCGTGGAGTGGACAG TAGGCCCGGGGAGGCGCATCAGTAGCAGTGCCGTCGTTCGGGGTGGCGTTCTCACCTTCCCCGTGGTGGACCGCGCCGACGAGGGCCAGTACATGTGCCGGGCCTTAAACACACACGGCGAACACACAGTTCAGGCTGTCCTCTATGTGCACA GCGCCAGTCTTCCCCACGTCCAAGTGAGTCCCCAGCGGGTGGAGACCCACGAGGGCGAGACGCTGAGGTTGTACTGCAGGGCTGGAGGTACGCCCAGTCCAGGACTCACCTGGAAGAAGAGAGGCGGGACACTGCCCCCACAG GCCATTCCCTCTCACGGTTTCCATCAGTATAAGTCGAACAGTCTCGATGTGCTACAGAGGCGCATTGAAGAGTTgcag GCACGCGTGGAACGCACGGATTTTGGCACGCTGCTCATCCCCAACATCCGGGCGTCGGACGCGGGTACGTACCTGTGTGTGGGCACCAACGCGGTGGGCTCCTCAGAGGCACGCATCGAGGTCGTAGTGAACAAAG GAGAGACGGTCTCCAGTGCAGTCACCATCCAGCCTTCTATCGCTTcggtggtggagggagagacgtTGGACCTGAACTGCGTCGTCCCGGGAGATCCTCCGCCTTCTGTCACGTGGAGCAGAGCCAATGGCTACCTCTCCTCCAACCACCAG gttttcGGAACACAGCTGCGTATTCTGCGAGCGTCCCAGGATGATTCTGGAGAATACGTCTGCAGGGTGGTTGGAGGTCCTCATGTCCGGCAGGCCTCCGTGTCCGTCTCCGTCACCTCCGAGTCCTCCC AAGGTCTCCAGAGCCCCATCATCTCCATCGAGCCCCACAGTGCGGCCGTGAGGCAGGGCGAGACCGCCAGCTTCCGCTGCCGTGTCCACAGCGGAGCTCAGCCCGTTCGTCTGGAGTGGAAGCTCTCCACCGGCCAAGCCCTGCCAG ATAACGTGAAGATTGGTCCAGATGCCTCTGTGATCACCATCGTCAACGCACAGGCGAGGAACCAGGGCACGTACCGCTGTGTGGCCAGCAACCCGTTTGGAATCACCCACAGCATCGTGTCTCTGATCGTCAGAG AGTCCCCCAGGGCCACGGTGACCCCTGCAGGTCCAGTGCACGTGAAAGTGGGCGACCCCATCAACCTGGAGTGCCAGGCGGGTGGTGAACCGCGGCCCTCCGTCACCTGGCACAGACTGGACAACACCCGCAAGACCATGCTGACCAGCCCGGTGCCTGCTGACTCCAACGCCGTCCTGCAG ATCCTGGTGGCGAGGCCCGAGGACGGCGGCACGTACGTTTGCACGGCGCTGAACAGCCAGGGCAAAACGGAGAcgcgggtggaggtggtggtggagggaggcCCACAGCTGCCCACCGTGCCCCTCGCCTCCGTACAGGAGCccatgatggtggtggtagaaGGGGCCACCACCACCCTGCACTGCGACGCCCATG GGTTCCCAAAGCCCACCATTACCTGGTCGAAGCTCCGAGCTCCTCTACCCTGGAGGCACAAGATAGTCAACAACAACCTGGTGCTTACCAGCGTGGGCAGACAGGACTCGGGTCAGTACATCTGCAACGCCACCAACCCCCTGGGCACCAGCGAGGTCACCATCATGCTCGACGTGGAGA CGCCGCCGTACACCACGGTGCTGCCCGACGACGTGGCCGTACGCGAGGGCGAGGTGGTCCGCCTGCAGTGCCTGGCACACGGAACCCCCCCGTTACGCTTCCAGTGGAGTAAGGAGGGCGGAGCCCTGCCCGCCACGGCTGAGCAGCAGGGGGCGGACCTGCAGATCAACCTGGCCACGCCCCATGACGCCGGCACCTACGTGTGCGTGGCCAGCAACAAAGTGGGACGCAGTGAGGCGCGGGTCAAAGTGAACGTCAGAT CACCTCTGTCGGTGCGCGTGGCcccccaggtggaggtgagggccgTGGGCAGCGCGGTGGAGTTCACATGCTCGGCCAGCGGGGGCGCCGAGGTCACGCTGGAGtggctgagggagggaggggccctTCCGCCCAATCACCACATCAAAGACGGCGTACTGAG GATCGAGAACCTTGAGAAGAGTAACGAGGGTGTATACATCTGCCGTGCGAGCAGCGTGTTCGGACAGGCCCAGGACAGCGCCAAGCTCACCATCCAGG CCCTGCCCAAGGTGACTATCAACGTGCGTGCGTCGGTGCAGACGGTCATGGTGGGCGGGACGGTAGAGTTCGAGTGCCACGCCGTGGGCGAACCAGAACCCTCCGTACGCTGGAGCAAGGCGGGTGGCCCGCTGCCCAATCACGTGCGTGTAAAGGGCGGCATGCTACGCATCGAAGGCGTGACGGAGGCCGACGCCGGCCAATACCGCTGCACGGCCACCAACGACGTGGGCTCGGTGCAGTCCCAAGTAGTGCTCAATGTCCAGT CTTTACCCCAGATCGTCGCTCAGCCCGAGACGAAGGAAGTGACCGTCGGCTCTACTGCCATCTTCCCCTGCATCGCGTCAGGGTACCCGGTCCCCAACATCACATGGTCAAAG CTGGACGGAGAGCTTCCTCCGAAGTTCACGCAGGAGGGGCACGTGCTCACCGTGCCGGACGTCGGCCACGAGGACTCGGGCACGTACGTGTGCACGGCGGCTAACAAGCAGGGCAAAGTTCAGGCCTTCACCAAGCTCGTCGTGCACG AGCGCGTGATGCCTTATTTCAGCCAGGagcctctctccttcctcaccaTGTCTACAATCAAGAACTCCTACAAGACCTTCAACATCAAGATCACCTTCAGGCCGGACAACGTGGACG GTCTCATTTTGTACGCCG GGATGGTCCTCTATAACGGACAGAAGGGGGCCATGGGGGCCGATTTCATGTCCTTCGGGCTGGTAGGCGGCCGTCCTGAGTTCAG GTTTGATGTGGGCTCTGGCATGGCCACCATCCGATACCCCAACGCCATCAAACTGGGCGAGTTCCACACCGTGCAGCTGTGGCGAAACGGCACGCAGGGCTCGCTGGTCGTGGACGGGGAGGCACCGATCAACGGCAGCTCGCAG GGCAGATTCCAAGGCCTGGATCTGAATGAGGAGCTGTTCGTGGGTGGTTATCCAAACTATAGCAGGATTGCCAAGACCGCTGAGCTCAAAACCGGCTTTGTTG GCTGCATTAGTCAGCTCATCATCCAGGGAGAGGAAGTCATATTCAAGGACCTTGACAAAACTTCGACCGGCGTTACGAACTGCCCTACCTGCAAGGATGACCCGTGTCAG AACGGCGGGATGTGTCATGACTCGAAGGCCAGCCTGTACAAGTGCCACTGCCAGAGGGGCTTCACTGGGAGCAACTGTCAGCACCAGTCTGCTCTGCACTGCCACCCAG AGGCCTGCGGCCCGGACGCCACCTGCATCAGCCGTCCAGAGGGCGTGGGCTACGACTGCCGCTGCCATCTCGGGAAGTACGGCACCAAGTGCATGCAGG GCACATTGGTCACCACCCCCTCGTTCGACGGCGTGGAGTCGTACATCGCCTATCCGCCCCTCACCAACATCCACAACGACCTGCGCGTGGAGATGGAGTTCAAGCCCGTGGAAGCCGACGGCCTCATGTTCTTCAGCGGAGGAAAgaagatgaaggtggaggactTTGTGGCTCTCTCCATGGTGGACGGACACGTGGAGTTCCGCTTCGAGCTCGGGACAG gccaaGCCGTCCTCCGCAGCCAGGAACCCGTCTCGCTGCACCAGTGGCACCGCGTGGCCGCCGAGCGCCAGGGCAAGGACGGCTCTCTGAAGGTGGACCACGCCCGCGAGATCAGGAGGTCTTCACCGGGCAAGGCCCAGGGCCTCAACATCCACACCCCCATGTTCCTGGGAGGCGTGCCCCGCATGGACGTCCTGCCCAAGGCCGCCAACGTCAGCGAGATGTTCGCAGGCTGCGTCGGAGAG GTGTCCATCAACGGGAAGAAGGTGGATCTGTCCTACAGCTTCGTGGAGAGCCGCTCCGTCCGCCAGTGTGAGGAGGAGAGTCTCTGTGACCGCAGGCCCTGCCTACATGGTGGCAGTTGCCTGTCGACGGCCGAGTACGAGTTCCAGTGCCTCTGCAGGGACGGATACGAGG gagagcgCTGTGAGGTGATGAGAGACTCCTGTCACGACTCCTCTCACTGCCAGAATGGTGGAGACTGTATTGgtggcctctgtgtgtgtcccctGGGCTACACAGGCATTTTCTGCGAGGAAG GGCAGGAGGCCGTCGTcgtggagacgccgtggagttCGGATGGTGGCACGGTTAACG ATTCCCCAGTACAGTATGCTGCGTACTTCCATGACGACAGCTACCTCGCTCTTCCAAAACCAATGTTCCCGCGCAG TGGTCCTGACTCCCCGGAGACCATCGAGCTGGAGATAAACACGGCATCTCCAGACGGCCTTATTCTGTGGCAGGGAGTG